From a single Pseudomonas triticicola genomic region:
- a CDS encoding response regulator transcription factor, translated as MKSALIVDDHPVVRAAIRIVLQAQGFTQIHEASNGNEVVPLICTHDPQLVVLDLGLGSMDGLEVLTRIQIKAPTARCRILVFSMHEPTHYQERCLRAGARGYVTKSNQLALLHEAIKALMSGHTYFSALPNNSGLYNAVQRTEKEQIAQLSDRELCIFVNLALGKPNKSIAQEMHLSHKTVSTYKTRMMAKLGLGSLVLLREFAKRNHLI; from the coding sequence ATGAAGTCAGCGCTGATCGTCGATGATCATCCAGTCGTGCGCGCGGCCATTCGCATCGTCCTGCAGGCTCAAGGCTTCACGCAGATTCATGAAGCGTCCAATGGCAATGAAGTCGTGCCGCTGATTTGCACACATGATCCGCAGCTCGTCGTACTCGATCTCGGGCTGGGGTCCATGGATGGGCTGGAAGTGTTGACGCGGATTCAGATCAAGGCGCCGACGGCGCGCTGCCGAATCCTGGTGTTCAGCATGCATGAGCCCACGCATTATCAAGAGCGCTGTCTGCGTGCTGGCGCACGGGGTTACGTGACCAAGAGCAACCAACTGGCTCTGCTGCACGAAGCCATCAAGGCATTGATGTCCGGCCACACCTATTTCTCGGCTTTGCCCAATAACAGCGGCTTGTACAACGCCGTGCAACGCACTGAAAAGGAGCAGATCGCTCAGCTGTCCGATCGAGAGCTATGCATTTTCGTGAATCTGGCGCTGGGCAAACCGAACAAATCCATCGCCCAGGAGATGCACCTGAGTCACAAGACCGTCAGCACCTACAAGACCCGCATGATGGCGAAACTTGGCCTGGGTTCGCTGGTGCTCCTGCGTGAGTTCGCCAAGCGCAATCACTTGATCTGA
- a CDS encoding chemotaxis protein CheY: MSNKALRILIADPQHFHRMKIERLFNALGYYRVAPVQTLGELLTLVDYGCEPFDVLVINSELAAGSLDLLSFLLDNPQVRHALIYNEQSAPLQALAGFAQESAQISPTPLPNLQLIGQVMARVEAHGERQAAPDSHASLRHANA; the protein is encoded by the coding sequence ATGAGCAACAAAGCGTTGCGCATCCTGATCGCCGACCCGCAGCATTTTCATCGCATGAAAATCGAGCGCCTGTTCAATGCGCTCGGCTACTACCGCGTCGCCCCGGTGCAGACTCTCGGCGAATTGTTGACCCTGGTCGACTACGGCTGCGAGCCGTTTGATGTGCTGGTGATCAATTCCGAACTGGCGGCAGGCTCCCTCGATCTGCTGAGCTTTCTGCTCGATAACCCACAGGTCCGCCATGCTCTGATCTACAACGAACAATCAGCACCTTTGCAGGCACTTGCAGGTTTTGCTCAGGAAAGTGCGCAGATCAGTCCGACGCCACTGCCCAATCTACAACTCATCGGCCAGGTGATGGCGAGGGTCGAAGCTCACGGCGAGCGCCAGGCTGCGCCTGATTCACACGCGTCATTGCGCCATGCCAATGCATAA
- the mgtA gene encoding magnesium-translocating P-type ATPase — translation MKLTLKEFFAGFLRSRHIARHFRRLALLDSINDTSVSREVPPTLASTLVAAAHEHSVALLSSLGTHGEGLTEVEADAQRAQHGLNEVEHEQPLPWWTHLWHCYKNPFNLLLTLLAVISWLTEDLKAAVVIFSMVVLSTLLRFWQESKSNQAADALKAMVSNTATVLRRDAPRQELPIKQLVPGDLIVLSAGDMIPADCRVLSAKDLFVSQAAMTGESMPVEKFTHQADRDTRNPLELDNILFMGTNVVSGSAIALILTTGNSTYFGALAQRVGATDRAVTSFQQGVNKVSWLLIRFMFVMAPLVLFLNGFTKGDWSEALLFALSIAVGLTPEMLPMIVTSTLAKGAVFLSRKKVIVKRLDAIQNFGAMDVLCTDKTGTLTQDKIFLARNVDVWGEDSDAVLELAYLNSYYQTGLKNLLDVAVLEHVEIHRELKVGSVFRKVDEIPFDFNRRRMSVVVEGRGQPHQLICKGAVEEVLAVCSRVRHGDVDEALSDELLARIRQVTGAFNAEGMRVVAVAARSMPAGREIYSLADEQALTLIGYVAFLDPPKESTAPALKALAEHGVAVKVLTGDNELVTAKICREVGLAQQGLLLGNDIERMSDAELAVAVETTNVFARLTPSHKERIVGILKGNGHVVGFMGDGINDAPALRSADIGISVDSAVDIAKEAADIILLEKSLMVLEEGVLEGRRTFANMLKYIKMTASSNFGNVFSVLVASAFIPFLPMLPMHLLVQNLLYDISQIAIPFDNVDDEMLKQPQRWQPADVGRFMLFFGPISSIFDITTFALMWYVFDANTPDHQTLFQSGWFVVGLLTQTLIVHMIRTPKIPFLQSRAAMPLLVMTGVIMAVGIFLPMGPLAHYFKLQALPSLYFVFLPVILLAYMALTQAVKGFYIRRFGWQ, via the coding sequence ATGAAACTCACGCTCAAGGAATTTTTCGCAGGCTTTCTGCGCAGCCGCCACATCGCCCGGCACTTCCGTCGTCTGGCGCTGCTGGATTCGATCAATGACACATCGGTCAGCCGTGAAGTGCCGCCGACGCTGGCCAGTACGCTAGTCGCTGCCGCCCATGAACACAGCGTTGCGTTGCTGTCATCGCTGGGCACGCACGGCGAGGGGCTTACCGAAGTTGAGGCCGATGCACAGCGCGCGCAACACGGCCTCAATGAAGTCGAACACGAGCAGCCGCTGCCGTGGTGGACCCATCTGTGGCACTGCTACAAAAACCCGTTCAACCTGCTGCTGACTCTGCTCGCGGTGATCTCCTGGCTGACCGAAGACCTCAAGGCTGCCGTGGTGATTTTCTCCATGGTGGTGCTGTCGACGCTGCTGCGCTTCTGGCAGGAGAGCAAATCCAATCAGGCCGCCGATGCGCTCAAAGCCATGGTCAGCAACACCGCCACGGTGCTGCGCCGGGATGCGCCACGGCAGGAACTGCCGATCAAGCAACTGGTGCCGGGCGATCTCATCGTGCTCTCGGCCGGTGACATGATTCCCGCCGATTGCCGCGTGCTCAGCGCCAAGGATCTGTTCGTCAGCCAGGCAGCAATGACCGGTGAATCGATGCCGGTGGAGAAGTTCACCCACCAGGCCGATCGCGACACGCGTAACCCGCTGGAGCTGGACAACATTCTGTTCATGGGCACCAACGTCGTTTCCGGCAGCGCGATTGCACTGATTCTCACCACCGGCAACAGCACCTACTTCGGTGCGCTGGCGCAACGCGTCGGCGCGACGGACCGCGCGGTGACCTCGTTCCAGCAGGGCGTCAACAAGGTCAGCTGGCTGCTGATCCGCTTCATGTTCGTCATGGCGCCGCTGGTGCTGTTCCTCAACGGTTTCACCAAGGGCGACTGGAGTGAAGCGCTGCTCTTCGCGCTGTCGATTGCCGTCGGCCTGACTCCGGAAATGCTGCCGATGATCGTCACTTCGACCCTGGCCAAAGGCGCCGTGTTTCTGTCGCGCAAAAAGGTCATCGTCAAACGCCTCGACGCGATCCAGAACTTCGGCGCCATGGACGTGCTGTGCACCGACAAGACCGGCACCCTGACTCAGGACAAGATATTTCTGGCGCGTAATGTCGACGTCTGGGGTGAGGATTCTGACGCTGTGCTGGAACTGGCCTACCTCAACAGCTACTACCAGACCGGCCTGAAAAACCTGCTGGATGTCGCCGTGCTCGAACACGTGGAAATCCACCGCGAGCTGAAGGTCGGCAGCGTGTTTCGCAAGGTCGATGAGATCCCCTTCGATTTCAATCGCCGGCGCATGTCGGTGGTGGTGGAGGGCCGCGGTCAGCCACATCAGTTGATCTGCAAAGGCGCGGTGGAAGAAGTGCTGGCGGTGTGCAGCCGGGTGCGTCACGGCGATGTCGATGAGGCGCTGAGCGACGAGCTGCTGGCGCGGATTCGCCAGGTCACCGGCGCTTTCAACGCCGAAGGTATGCGGGTGGTCGCGGTTGCGGCTCGCTCAATGCCAGCAGGGCGCGAGATTTACAGCCTGGCGGATGAGCAGGCGCTGACGTTGATCGGTTACGTGGCGTTCCTCGATCCGCCGAAGGAAAGCACCGCGCCCGCGCTCAAGGCCTTGGCCGAACATGGCGTGGCGGTGAAGGTGCTGACCGGTGACAACGAGCTGGTCACAGCAAAGATCTGCCGTGAGGTCGGCCTCGCCCAACAGGGTTTGCTGCTGGGCAATGACATTGAGCGCATGAGCGATGCCGAACTGGCCGTGGCGGTCGAGACGACCAACGTTTTCGCCAGACTCACGCCGTCGCACAAAGAGCGCATCGTCGGCATTCTCAAGGGCAACGGCCATGTGGTCGGGTTCATGGGCGACGGTATCAACGACGCGCCGGCGCTGCGCAGCGCCGACATCGGCATTTCCGTGGACAGCGCGGTGGACATCGCCAAGGAAGCGGCGGATATCATCCTGTTGGAAAAAAGCCTGATGGTGCTGGAGGAGGGCGTGCTCGAAGGGCGGCGCACCTTCGCCAACATGCTCAAGTACATCAAGATGACTGCCAGTTCCAACTTCGGCAATGTGTTCTCGGTGCTGGTTGCCAGCGCGTTCATCCCGTTCCTGCCGATGCTGCCGATGCACCTGTTGGTGCAGAACCTGCTCTACGATATTTCGCAGATCGCCATTCCGTTCGATAACGTCGACGACGAGATGCTGAAACAGCCGCAGCGCTGGCAGCCGGCTGACGTCGGGCGCTTCATGCTGTTCTTTGGCCCGATCAGCTCGATCTTCGACATCACCACGTTCGCCTTGATGTGGTACGTGTTCGACGCCAATACCCCGGATCACCAGACACTGTTCCAGTCCGGCTGGTTCGTGGTCGGTCTGCTGACCCAGACGCTGATCGTGCACATGATCCGCACGCCGAAGATTCCGTTCCTGCAAAGCCGCGCCGCCATGCCGCTGCTGGTCATGACCGGGGTCATCATGGCGGTCGGCATCTTCCTGCCGATGGGGCCGCTGGCGCATTACTTCAAATTGCAGGCGCTGCCGTCGCTGTATTTCGTGTTTCTGCCGGTGATTCTGCTGGCGTACATGGCCCTGACCCAAGCTGTTAAAGGCTTCTACATCCGCCGGTTCGGCTGGCAATAA
- a CDS encoding lysine N(6)-hydroxylase/L-ornithine N(5)-oxygenase family protein: MTQAIASPIVHDLIGVGFGPSNLALAIALQERGRIQGELDVLFLDKQATYSWHGNTLSTQSELQISFLKDLVTLRNPTSPYSFVNYLKHHGRLVDFINLGTFYPCRMEYNDYLRWVAGQFTAQSRYGEEVQFIEPVLHNQQVEALRVISRGSDGQQFVRTTRSVVVSAGGTPRIPEAFKALKGDHRVFHHSQYLSQMARQPCVNNQPMSIAIIGGGQSAAEAFIDLNDSFPSVQVDMILRGSALKPADDSPFVNEVFSPEFTDLVFQQNSAERERLVNEYHNTNYSVVDIDLIERIYGIFYRQKVSGIARHAFRTLTTVESATATANGIELAVRNNATGEVTVRIYDAVVLATGYERQMHRKLLAPLEEYLGEFEVDRNYKLITDERCKAGIYMQGFCQASHGLSDTLLSVLPIRADEIAGSLYEHGKQRGHSRSVAELLLATAS; encoded by the coding sequence ATGACACAGGCAATTGCATCGCCCATCGTTCACGACCTGATCGGCGTCGGTTTCGGCCCTTCGAACCTGGCACTGGCCATCGCTCTGCAGGAGCGCGGCCGGATCCAGGGCGAACTGGATGTGCTGTTCCTCGACAAGCAGGCCACTTACAGCTGGCACGGCAACACCTTGTCGACGCAGAGCGAGTTGCAGATTTCCTTCCTCAAGGACCTGGTGACCCTGCGCAATCCGACCAGCCCGTACTCGTTCGTCAACTACCTCAAGCACCACGGGCGTCTGGTCGATTTCATCAACCTCGGCACCTTTTATCCATGCCGCATGGAGTACAACGACTACCTGCGCTGGGTGGCCGGGCAGTTCACCGCGCAGAGCCGTTATGGCGAAGAAGTGCAGTTCATCGAACCGGTGTTGCACAACCAGCAGGTTGAAGCGTTGCGGGTGATTTCCCGGGGCAGCGACGGCCAGCAGTTCGTGCGCACCACGCGTTCGGTGGTGGTCAGCGCTGGCGGCACGCCGCGCATTCCAGAGGCGTTCAAGGCGCTGAAGGGCGATCATCGGGTGTTCCACCATTCGCAGTATCTGTCGCAAATGGCCAGACAGCCGTGCGTGAACAATCAACCGATGAGCATCGCCATCATCGGTGGCGGGCAGAGCGCGGCGGAAGCCTTCATCGATCTCAACGATTCATTCCCGTCGGTGCAGGTCGACATGATCCTGCGCGGCTCGGCCTTGAAACCTGCGGACGACAGCCCGTTCGTCAACGAAGTGTTCTCGCCGGAATTCACTGATCTGGTGTTCCAGCAGAACAGCGCCGAGCGCGAACGTCTGGTCAACGAGTACCACAACACCAACTATTCGGTGGTCGACATCGACCTGATCGAACGCATCTACGGCATCTTCTACCGGCAGAAGGTTTCCGGGATTGCCCGCCATGCGTTCCGCACCCTGACCACCGTCGAGAGCGCCACTGCCACGGCAAACGGTATCGAACTGGCCGTGCGCAACAACGCCACCGGGGAAGTCACGGTGCGAATCTATGACGCCGTGGTGCTGGCCACCGGTTACGAGCGGCAGATGCACCGCAAGTTGCTCGCGCCGCTGGAGGAATACCTCGGTGAGTTCGAGGTCGATCGCAACTACAAACTGATCACCGACGAGCGCTGCAAGGCCGGCATTTATATGCAGGGCTTCTGCCAGGCCAGCCATGGCCTGAGCGATACGCTGCTGTCGGTGCTGCCGATTCGCGCCGATGAAATCGCTGGCTCGCTGTACGAGCATGGCAAACAGCGCGGGCACAGCCGCTCGGTGGCGGAGCTGTTGTTGGCGACTGCCAGCTGA
- a CDS encoding sigma-70 family RNA polymerase sigma factor has protein sequence MLENYYRELVCFLNARLGNRQVAEDVVHDAYVRVLERSSEVPIEQPRAFLYRTALNLVIDDHRRNALRQVESLDVLDNEERYFTPSPHGTLDHGQRLEMLQRALAELPPLCRDSFLLRKIEGLSHPEIAQTLGISRAMVEKHIVNAMKHCRLRIQQWDGQ, from the coding sequence ATGTTGGAAAACTACTATCGTGAGCTGGTGTGTTTCCTCAACGCCAGACTGGGCAACCGTCAGGTCGCCGAGGATGTGGTGCATGACGCCTATGTACGCGTGCTGGAGCGCTCCAGCGAAGTACCGATCGAACAACCCCGGGCCTTCCTTTATCGCACCGCTTTGAATCTGGTTATTGACGATCACCGCCGTAACGCGCTGCGTCAGGTCGAATCGCTGGACGTACTGGACAACGAAGAGCGCTATTTCACCCCGTCACCCCACGGCACCCTCGATCACGGCCAGCGCCTGGAAATGCTCCAGCGCGCATTGGCCGAATTGCCGCCGCTGTGCCGCGACAGTTTTCTGCTGCGCAAGATCGAAGGCCTGTCCCATCCGGAAATCGCCCAGACCCTCGGCATCTCCCGGGCGATGGTGGAAAAACACATCGTCAACGCCATGAAACATTGCCGTCTGCGCATCCAGCAATGGGATGGCCAGTGA
- a CDS encoding efflux RND transporter periplasmic adaptor subunit: MNRPRPARRALFAALCLIPLIAVAAWQVLPPGRDAVATVQVSRGDIENSVTALGTLQPRRYVDVGAQASGQIQKIHVEAGDTIEEGQLLVEIDPSTQKAKLDAGRFSIENLKAQLQEQRAQHDLAQQKYQRQQKLAAGGATREEDVQTARAEVRATQARIDMFQAQIRQAQASLRSDEAELGYTRIYAPMSGTVVAVGAREGQTLNAQQQTPLILRIARLSPMTVWAEVSEADIGHVKPGMSAYFTTLSGGTRRWSSTVRQILPVPPRPLEQNQGGSPTSGRSGSERVVLYTVLLDVDNADNSLMTDMTAQVFFVAQQAQDTLTVPTAALQPGSRPQWQRAQIVAANGDIQAREVRTGISDRLRTQVLEGLAEGEHVLSAPATGHGG; the protein is encoded by the coding sequence ATGAATCGTCCCCGCCCCGCCCGTCGCGCGCTGTTTGCCGCCCTCTGTCTGATTCCCCTGATCGCCGTTGCCGCCTGGCAAGTCTTGCCACCCGGTCGCGACGCCGTTGCCACTGTGCAGGTCAGCCGCGGCGATATCGAAAACAGCGTGACGGCGCTCGGCACCTTGCAGCCGCGCCGCTATGTGGATGTCGGCGCACAGGCTTCGGGTCAGATTCAGAAGATTCACGTCGAGGCCGGTGACACGATCGAGGAAGGCCAGTTGCTGGTGGAGATCGACCCGTCGACACAGAAAGCCAAGCTCGATGCCGGGCGCTTTTCCATCGAAAACCTCAAGGCGCAGTTGCAGGAGCAACGCGCCCAGCACGATCTGGCGCAGCAGAAATACCAGCGCCAGCAGAAACTCGCCGCCGGTGGCGCCACCCGCGAAGAAGACGTGCAGACCGCGCGCGCCGAGGTCCGAGCGACCCAGGCGCGCATCGACATGTTCCAGGCGCAGATCCGTCAGGCCCAGGCCAGCCTGCGCAGTGACGAGGCCGAACTCGGTTACACGCGCATCTATGCGCCGATGAGCGGCACCGTGGTCGCCGTCGGTGCGCGGGAAGGCCAGACGCTCAACGCGCAACAACAGACCCCGCTGATCCTGCGCATCGCCCGGCTGTCGCCGATGACGGTGTGGGCCGAGGTTTCAGAGGCCGACATCGGGCACGTCAAACCCGGCATGAGCGCCTACTTCACCACCCTCAGCGGCGGCACTCGGCGCTGGAGCAGCACCGTGCGGCAGATCCTGCCGGTGCCGCCGCGCCCGCTTGAACAGAACCAGGGCGGCAGTCCCACCAGTGGTCGCAGTGGCAGCGAACGGGTGGTGCTGTACACCGTGCTGCTCGACGTCGATAACGCCGACAACAGCCTGATGACCGACATGACCGCACAGGTGTTCTTCGTCGCGCAACAGGCGCAAGACACCCTGACCGTGCCGACTGCCGCCCTGCAACCGGGCTCGCGCCCGCAGTGGCAGCGGGCGCAGATCGTCGCCGCCAACGGTGATATTCAGGCGCGCGAAGTACGCACCGGCATCAGCGATCGCCTGCGCACCCAAGTGCTCGAAGGTCTGGCCGAGGGCGAGCATGTTCTCAGCGCGCCGGCCACTGGTCATGGAGGCTGA
- a CDS encoding MacB family efflux pump subunit: protein MHTPLIDLRQIRKAYGGDDSPLVEVLRGIDLSIHAGEFVAIVGASGSGKSTLMNILGCLDRPTSGEYLFAGENVAQLDSDELAWLRREAFGFVFQGYHLIPSGSAQENVEMPAIYAGTPAAERHARAHALLERLGLGTRTGNRPHQLSGGQQQRVSIARALMNGGHIILADEPTGALDSHSGAEVMTLLDELADQGHVVILITHDREVAQRAKRIIEIRDGLIISDSAEHACATPAANPGALQAVDLRQRLSSGSNQTGAWKGELVDAVQAAWRVMWINRFRTALTLLGIVIGVASVVVMLAVGEGSKRQVMAQMGAFGSNIIYLRGSAPNPRTPEGIITLDDVAELSALPQVERIMPVNGSTAGVRFGNADHSSYVGGNDTNFPQIFNWPVIQGSYFTQADEDSAAAVAVIGTKVRDKLLKDVADPIGQYILIENVPFQILGVLAEKGASSGDSDSDNRIAVPYSAASTRLFGSRNPQYVVIAAKDARKVKDAEQAIEQAMLRRHHGKKDFELTNNAAMIQAEARTQGTLSLMLGAIAAISLLVGGIGVMNIMLMTVRERTREIGIRMATGARQRDILRQFLTEALMLSVVGGIAGIGLALLVGGVLLLSGVAIAFQGLAVIGAFACALATGVIFGFMPARKAARLDPVTALTSE from the coding sequence ATGCACACGCCCCTGATCGACCTGCGGCAGATCCGCAAAGCCTATGGCGGTGATGACAGCCCGCTGGTGGAAGTGCTGCGCGGGATCGATCTGTCGATCCACGCCGGCGAATTCGTCGCCATCGTTGGTGCCTCCGGTTCGGGCAAATCGACGCTGATGAACATTCTCGGTTGCCTCGACCGTCCCACCAGCGGCGAGTATCTGTTCGCCGGGGAAAATGTCGCGCAGCTGGACAGCGATGAACTGGCCTGGCTGCGCCGCGAAGCCTTCGGGTTTGTCTTTCAGGGCTATCACCTGATCCCGTCCGGCTCGGCCCAGGAAAACGTCGAGATGCCAGCGATCTATGCCGGCACCCCGGCCGCCGAGCGGCATGCCCGAGCTCACGCGCTGCTGGAACGTCTCGGTCTCGGCACTCGCACCGGCAACCGTCCGCATCAGCTTTCCGGCGGTCAGCAACAGCGGGTGTCGATCGCCCGAGCGCTGATGAACGGCGGCCACATCATCCTCGCCGACGAGCCGACCGGCGCCCTCGACAGCCACAGCGGCGCTGAAGTGATGACCCTGCTCGACGAACTCGCCGATCAGGGCCATGTGGTGATCCTTATCACCCACGACCGCGAAGTGGCGCAACGGGCCAAACGCATCATCGAAATCCGTGACGGCCTGATCATCAGCGACAGCGCCGAGCACGCGTGCGCGACGCCTGCGGCCAATCCCGGGGCGTTGCAAGCGGTCGACCTGCGCCAGCGCCTGAGCAGCGGCAGCAACCAGACCGGCGCCTGGAAAGGTGAACTGGTGGACGCTGTACAAGCGGCGTGGCGAGTGATGTGGATCAACCGCTTTCGCACCGCGCTGACCCTGCTGGGCATCGTCATTGGCGTGGCCTCGGTGGTGGTCATGCTCGCCGTCGGCGAAGGCAGCAAGCGTCAGGTCATGGCGCAAATGGGTGCGTTCGGCTCCAACATCATTTACCTCAGAGGCTCGGCGCCGAACCCCCGCACGCCGGAGGGCATCATCACCCTCGACGACGTTGCCGAACTGTCCGCCCTGCCCCAGGTGGAACGGATCATGCCGGTCAACGGCTCGACCGCCGGGGTGCGCTTTGGCAATGCCGACCACAGCAGTTACGTCGGCGGCAATGACACCAACTTTCCGCAGATTTTCAACTGGCCGGTGATCCAGGGCAGTTACTTCACCCAGGCCGACGAGGACAGCGCCGCCGCCGTCGCGGTGATCGGCACCAAGGTCCGCGACAAATTGCTCAAGGATGTCGCCGACCCCATCGGTCAATACATCCTCATCGAGAACGTGCCGTTCCAGATCCTCGGCGTGCTTGCGGAAAAAGGCGCCAGCTCCGGCGACTCCGATAGCGACAACCGCATCGCCGTGCCTTATTCGGCGGCGAGCACGCGCCTGTTCGGCAGCCGCAATCCGCAATACGTGGTGATTGCCGCGAAGGACGCGCGCAAGGTCAAGGACGCCGAACAGGCCATCGAACAGGCGATGTTGCGTCGGCACCACGGCAAGAAGGATTTCGAGCTGACCAACAATGCCGCGATGATCCAGGCCGAAGCGCGCACGCAAGGCACGCTGTCGCTGATGCTGGGGGCGATTGCGGCGATTTCCCTGCTGGTCGGCGGTATCGGCGTGATGAACATCATGCTCATGACCGTGCGCGAACGTACCCGCGAGATCGGTATTCGCATGGCCACCGGCGCCCGTCAGCGCGACATCCTGCGGCAGTTTCTCACTGAAGCGCTGATGCTCTCGGTGGTCGGCGGAATCGCCGGAATCGGCCTGGCGCTGCTGGTCGGCGGCGTGTTGCTGCTCAGCGGCGTGGCGATCGCCTTTCAAGGGCTGGCGGTGATCGGTGCGTTTGCCTGTGCGCTGGCCACCGGCGTCATCTTCGGCTTTATGCCGGCCCGCAAAGCTGCCCGGCTTGACCCGGTCACGGCCCTTACCAGTGAATGA
- a CDS encoding efflux transporter outer membrane subunit yields the protein MKVRLTFLAASLLLAACSSPAPRLDSGVQPPSAWQSADTTGALQSNRQWWTRFGSPELERLVEQARLGSYDLAAAVARVRQAEASATIAGAPLLPELKAGLNANRQKLIHGKGYSQLDVSPENRSLDYYDAELSASYEIDFWGGKRAARDSAVFGVQASEFDRATVELTLLSGVANSYTQALALREQARIAELNLANAQNVLHLVQTRFDAGSATALELAQQKSLVAEQQRRLPLVQQQAREALISLAALLGQPVQTLPLPTQSFAQLHWPDIASGVPSDLLSRRPDIASAEAKLAAAQADVTVARAAMLPKITLTASLGSGADLAADLLRTTFYNLSSGLTAPIFNNGRLSAERDKAKARQDELLETYRGAIINGFADVEKALSSIRGLDEQRQWQSEELNQAQTAFDIAQSRYQAGAEDLLTVLQTQRTLYAAQDLNVQLRLSRLQASIALYKALGGGWEVI from the coding sequence ATGAAAGTGCGACTGACCTTCCTCGCCGCCAGCCTGTTGCTGGCGGCCTGCAGCAGCCCGGCGCCGCGCCTGGACAGCGGCGTGCAGCCACCGAGCGCGTGGCAGTCCGCCGACACCACCGGCGCGCTGCAGAGCAATCGGCAATGGTGGACGCGATTCGGCAGCCCCGAGCTGGAGCGGCTGGTGGAACAGGCGCGGCTGGGCAGCTACGACCTCGCCGCCGCCGTGGCGCGGGTCAGACAGGCCGAGGCCAGCGCAACCATCGCCGGCGCCCCGCTGCTGCCCGAGCTCAAGGCCGGTTTGAATGCCAACCGGCAGAAACTGATCCACGGCAAGGGCTACAGCCAACTGGATGTCAGCCCCGAGAATCGCTCGCTGGACTATTACGATGCCGAGCTCAGCGCCAGTTACGAAATCGATTTCTGGGGCGGCAAGCGTGCCGCCCGCGACAGTGCGGTGTTCGGCGTGCAGGCCAGCGAGTTCGACCGCGCCACCGTCGAGCTGACCTTGCTCAGCGGCGTCGCCAACAGTTACACCCAGGCCCTGGCCTTGCGTGAGCAGGCGCGCATTGCCGAACTCAATCTGGCCAATGCGCAAAATGTGCTGCATCTGGTGCAGACCCGCTTCGACGCCGGCAGCGCCACCGCGCTGGAACTGGCCCAGCAGAAAAGCCTGGTGGCCGAACAACAGCGTCGCCTGCCGCTGGTGCAACAACAGGCCCGCGAAGCACTGATCAGCCTCGCCGCCCTGCTCGGCCAACCAGTGCAAACGTTACCGTTGCCCACGCAATCCTTCGCGCAACTGCACTGGCCGGACATCGCCAGCGGCGTGCCGAGCGACTTGCTCAGCCGGCGTCCGGACATTGCCAGCGCCGAGGCCAAGCTCGCCGCAGCCCAGGCTGATGTCACTGTCGCCCGCGCCGCGATGCTGCCAAAAATTACCCTGACCGCCAGTCTCGGCAGCGGCGCTGATCTGGCGGCCGATTTGCTGCGCACGACGTTCTACAACCTGTCCTCGGGCCTGACCGCGCCGATCTTCAACAATGGCCGCCTCAGCGCCGAACGCGACAAGGCCAAGGCCCGACAGGATGAACTGCTGGAGACCTATCGCGGGGCAATCATCAACGGCTTCGCCGACGTCGAAAAAGCCCTCAGCAGCATTCGTGGCCTCGACGAACAGCGGCAATGGCAAAGCGAAGAACTGAACCAGGCACAAACCGCCTTCGACATCGCCCAAAGCCGCTACCAGGCCGGCGCCGAAGACCTGCTCACCGTCCTGCAAACCCAGCGCACGCTGTATGCGGCGCAAGACCTCAACGTGCAGCTGCGCCTGTCGCGCTTGCAGGCGAGCATTGCCTTGTACAAAGCGTTGGGGGGTGGCTGGGAAGTGATCTGA